One Asterias rubens chromosome 8, eAstRub1.3, whole genome shotgun sequence genomic window, tcttTCATTCACCTCTACCATTTTCCTGACAAGattgctgtttttgtttcttgcgTTTAGTTCCGAATGTAGAGTTACCACCTCTGTGTTCCTCACAGTTCAAGCCCGGACCTCCTAGTGAAAAAGCTCAAGTCATCAGTCAGCTCATTGCTGATGTTATCAACAAGTGAGTATAATGTACAGGCATGATTTACTTGGAAATGCCTTTTTGTGCTGTTATTGAACTGTGGCtggtattgtattttgttttcacccaaTCTATTCTAGTTTTCacttattgaattgaattgaattgaattgaattgaattgaattgagttgaattgaatttggTTTTTGCTAGGATTGGTAGCATTGGTCTTTGCTAGGATTCCACCATCTTTGTCATTTTCCCCCTTGTTCTCAATCATGTATActcattcattttcattcatCATTCGGCAGAGACTTGCGCTCGTTGCCTGCTTGTCTTCAGATTGTATAATAGGGTGCATACCTGGGGTCGCCACTATCACCTGTTCCCTTTCAATCACCGCTATTCTTAGctttcttaaagtcacctggaagtggtatttttttttaaataaagcttttgtcactaaaatatgtgtttttatgagaggaatgtgaataaaaagttaactaaggtttaaaaatattagttttgattgtatttacaaatttacgagtaggccccgacccgagagggcgctgttcgtgacgtaattcaaggcgtgatatttgaagagaaaatttgtagTCGGGCCCGAGTACATTACGTCTGGGAACatggcacatcaaaacaaatttagacacgattttacacacatacgtatattgaaacttgaacatgttgaacgcctagtggtttttacaaaagctattgctgctatttttatttaactatgcgactttttagtgaccaaatgggttgtaagatgtgggtctgcctacgtattatcatagaaatacggccacggagcagactgcacacacgcactatggctgctgtataatgtgcggacagtcacataggacctgcactcacggtgaatcgcatgcggtaccaacaaaaaatcgtgtcacttggcaaaagctaaaaacataccctcaaagttcaaacttacccgaattttttcacgtttagcaaatgctcctctgggttcgtcacgtctttcagataccttcttcgacttcccactagctggaaaaattgttgggacggcgtcgtgtttaagaatggctcttctcgtcatgtcaaatgagtggtgtatcctggattcgaagcacgacggctcgaagtgttcgctgcatagcgctgaaaaagacgtcggaccggaccactttgctctagttaatctgactttcgcagcccacaaccgcctatacttgggatctgcaggaaacagatgaagactgaccccatctttagttgttttgctgcatccagcagcaatacacctggtcggcattgccggaaaaatgccagaaaaaaaaaagtttttcgcAGCGTACAAACTTACGTCTTAGAATTAAATGTACTTTTACACGTGTGTTTATTTACGCATCGAGGGGGGTCtatgtttgatcgaggcaaggtcttccttttcctacgtcacaaaaggggtaggcggagtcaacccccccaagcacttaattaattttttttaacatataaatcgtgacaaacaattactcaaaaaattgttttattgttaataaacatatactcttatgtttaaaagaagaaaaaatcctatttccaggtgcctttaactTCTACCACCTCACTTTGTCACATTTTCTATCTGACAGCCTGGGAGGGTGGGGGGCCTCTGCCAAAACTTGTACCCATAGGCAGATCATCTATAGCTGCTTTGGATATTCCCCACTGTCTCATCACATAAGTGTACCGCAAAGACTTTTCAAAAAGGAATTTCAAACTGACCAAAGAAGACTAACCTCaacttatattttgtttaattgatgATTTCCCcttttactttttgttatgTTTCAGTGCAAAGTGCATCGATAAGGAATCCCTATGTATTGTTGAATCGAAGGTAATGGATATGTTAGTAACTGTTCAAATTGGTAGGATTTTAGGCTGTGCATGGCTGAGTTGACATAAGTTACCCATTCGAGATGTTGGCTTTAAAAAGAAAGGCTTACCCAGGTTTCAACTTTTATGCTCTTTTCATTTATAGGAGACTTTTCAACAGTTTTCTATctttcattttgtgaaaatgcTTCCACATTTGGTTTCAGTGAAATTAAGAGTATGGCGATGTGGATGAAACAGTATTCTTATATTGTAATTGCCAATGCTTTTCAATCAAGATAATCGACTTTCAGTTTGTGTTGTCAAATGCTGTTACCATAAATTCGCGCActcgtacagaccctattggttggcaaacgccatagaggtGTGCAGTAAGCAGACCCACAGTCGGTCTGCGTCaagcacccattagccgtgtacaaaacagcacgaTATTCCCTCAGTTTGCAAACCAAAATGTTTGTGAGCACGTGCTATGTGCAattaacatatttcatgggaagggtatATTGTTCTTTCCTCAAAGCCCACCCTTCAACCTTCCCACCATTGATGGTTCCAAAGTTTCAGATATGAGACTATGCCACTGGAAGTTGCAGACGCCCAGCCATTAACTCTAAAATGATGGGACAATTCTTGTTCTCATTCACAGTTATGTTGGGTTCTGTTCTGTGACATAGTATGTCTGGACTATGATGGTAACATTGTGGATGCTTGCCTCATTGCTCTAATGGCTGCTCTTAAAAATGGTAAGTTCTATGAAGTTAGCATACAGTCCTGTTTATGCGTTATATCATGTGTTCGACAAAGAAGTATTATGGAAATCTGTATTGTGGTAATATTTgtgtttgtgtaattttgtaGTGGGTAGCTGTTATTGCTTGTGTACGAATATGTAGCAGACCTCCAAGCATAAGATTTAGGCATACTTTACTACAAGACTTCTCTACAATTAATGTATGTTTTGTGACAGAATGGTTTTTTTcatgatgttttgttttcacatgtGATTATTTGCGAGTCTTAGGTCCTTGTTAGGATGCTTGTTTTCACACAGTTTCTTTTGCAGTATGCCCATCAAACCTTTCTAAAATGACGATAAGAACTATTCTTACCGAAATTTACAGTGCTTTTCTCTTTGTGCATGTTGAAAGACCACATAACTATCACTTCGATGAAAAGTTTGATTTCTGAAATTTAAATGTTCAGAGGTTTAAAGATATGTAACAAGAACTTGGCATTTTAATGCACAATACAGGTATTTGTTTCCATGCTGTGTTACCAAAACCCTTGAGGTCAAAGGGCGACATTGTTTAACctaatttgatttgaaataattttcagTGTTGCTACGTGAAGTGACGATTGATGAAGAATCACAACTTCCAGTCACATCATCGGATAAGATTGTCCCACTGAGCATAAACAGCACACCAGTAGCAACCTCATTTGCAATCTTTGATGAGTAAGTATTACAAAAGTAAATTTTGGGGTTAACAGAGAAAAATGTACAgaatttgaacctgtgacctctggCATATCCTGGTGCTTTACCATGCAACTGAGGTAACCAAgttgcagtctccctattttgtcaatatctttgtttgagtaccagtcagaagccattcaaccggtAACTTTCCTATTCAAACAGAGAACACACCCAAGTTATTCCAGTTGGTAAGGCCCTTTTTTGTGCACACACCTGCCCATGGGGACCTGGAACTAGCGGGGTAATCGGCTGGGGATGTAAATTTAGCGTGGCGGGAAAGTCCCAGCCATGTCCCGCTAATGCCTAGTTGGGTGGGGgacttttctttttgtaaatccATGGCTTTACCCCTGCACCAACATGCAGGGCATTATTTTGCATCTCCTGCATGATCCCAGCCAACATAAACCCTGCTCCGGTATGCAGGGCTTCACAACCTTGCATGGATGCATGGTATTTATCAAAGCAATTCTGGTTCCAATATGTAGGGCATGTCAACATATTGTACAACCTTGGCGAAGTCCCACATGGCCCAAGTAGGGCGGGGCAACAACATTGTATAATCTTGCCCAAGTCTCAGCTACAAATgtattgtcctttttttttaggGCAGGGGGTGAAAATTGTATGAACTCGGTCAAGTCAGGCAGAGCAGTCCCAATTAGCAGGGCACGTATTTTCGCCTGTCCCGAGGGGACTACAATTCAATACCTgaatttctgcaaaaaaaagcattttgcaTCTCATGTGTCGTAACCTCTGGTCATAAGTTCAATGTCTTGTATCGTTTCAGTGCTGTGTTATTAGCAGACCCTACAAATGAGGAGGAATGTATAGCTACTGGGATGGTGACAGTGGTAGTGACTGAAGATGGCAACTTACAAGCCCTTCATAAACCAGGTAAGATTTCACTTAGCTTGGTCTTCTTCTGAGCTACCACAGTGGGTGGTTAAT contains:
- the LOC117293504 gene encoding exosome complex component RRP43-like — translated: MAAELKTAQPVEYYRTFIKEDIRPDGRELGEIRPTILNVGSITTADGSALVKLGNTTCICGVKAEFCTPEEDQPKCGIVVPNVELPPLCSSQFKPGPPSEKAQVISQLIADVINNAKCIDKESLCIVESKLCWVLFCDIVCLDYDGNIVDACLIALMAALKNVLLREVTIDEESQLPVTSSDKIVPLSINSTPVATSFAIFDDAVLLADPTNEEECIATGMVTVVVTEDGNLQALHKPGGSPLSVDQLQDCITRSQTRSKEVLNLIHNTVNSVDR